The genomic stretch AAGGGTGTAAAAAAATTCTATCGTATTTAAACTTTTTTAAATTTATTTCGAACCGGATTTCAGCCTTTCAAGAAGCGGGTCTTTTACCCCAACATTGCTAAAAGCCCTCTCCCGCCGCCTGCAGGACTCGCATACACCGCACGGTCTTTCTTTACCTTCGTAACACGACCAGGACCATTCAAGAGGTGCCCCATTCTCAAGCCCTCTTCTGACTATCCCGGCCTTATCCAGGGAAACCAGGGGCGTATAGACCGCAGGTTGCGTGAGTGTTCCGAACTTCAACATCTCGTTGAACCTTTTCACGAACTCAGGGGTGTTGTCAGGAAACGTTACAGCCTCCTCGGCATCGAAACCCGTGACTATGAAATCGTATTCATAATTCTCGGCAAGTGATGCGGCGATAGAAAGAAAGACCACGTTCCGTGCAGGCACCCAGACCTGTTTTGCAGCTTTTTGTGTGATCGCTTTGTTATCGAGTTCATCCGCTGATATTTCCGGGAGCTTCTCTTTGCCGGTGAGCGCGCCGCGAAATGTCCTGTACCAGGGAAGTTCGATGATGAGATGGTTTACCTTGAATTGCTTGCAAATGGCTTTTGCGAATCCTATTTCTTTTTCCCGAGCCCTCTGGCCGTAATCGAAGGTCACGCAATGGACTTCGTCGCACCTGTCGTATGCTTCTTTGAAGGCGACCGTGGAATCAAGACCGGATGAAAGTAGAACGATGGATTTCATATGTGGAGATATGATTGATGGATATTTAAAATCTGGGCAGGTATTATATGGCAGGGTCGGGGAAGCTCCAGATTGCTGCCATTCATTTTCGATATCAAACCTATTACATTCG from Candidatus Methanoperedens sp. encodes the following:
- the queC gene encoding 7-cyano-7-deazaguanine synthase QueC → MKSIVLLSSGLDSTVAFKEAYDRCDEVHCVTFDYGQRAREKEIGFAKAICKQFKVNHLIIELPWYRTFRGALTGKEKLPEISADELDNKAITQKAAKQVWVPARNVVFLSIAASLAENYEYDFIVTGFDAEEAVTFPDNTPEFVKRFNEMLKFGTLTQPAVYTPLVSLDKAGIVRRGLENGAPLEWSWSCYEGKERPCGVCESCRRRERAFSNVGVKDPLLERLKSGSK